The Pseudomonas parafulva genome includes a window with the following:
- a CDS encoding DUF4214 domain-containing protein produces MQYDSPQSSSALQDTLNADSANLSENTIAAISSLLNLNNVQDVNIAGIEGNAVQLPTSGQADIVIGEVEGEQGDQVVVDLAAAEAAGVSAYVLQSDANLVVDLQGQAAAAGDVQTLAAAVAPAVDTSGIQLVVATGNGDDVITVKGDQNTLIDGGDGNDTIVTGNGNNVVIAGNGNNNVTTGSGDDTIILSGSDHADIVNAGAGYDVVQLDGTRDDYELTVGNNFNVNLTGNQTAAIKDAEFLKFVDADGAEQSIALAHNDAEALALRMYEGILGRDADVNGAKSFVEAVNNGTSLTDIANAFLNSQEFAGANNAADINDLYNTLLGRDADQGGADAWAALLANGGTLADVAGAIAVSEEAQDRDQSNGDFVRDLYTAALGRDADEAGLDAWVSQLFNGTSRADVAKGIVGSEEAANKANGDFIDSLYQSALGRDADDAGKAAWAAQLEAGASQADVALGIVGSPEAAAHIDNVVVLHGQV; encoded by the coding sequence ATGCAATACGATAGCCCTCAGTCGAGCAGCGCTCTGCAAGACACCCTGAACGCCGATAGCGCCAACCTGTCCGAGAACACCATCGCTGCCATCAGCAGCCTGTTGAACCTGAACAACGTCCAAGACGTCAACATCGCTGGCATCGAAGGCAACGCCGTTCAGCTGCCAACTTCCGGCCAAGCTGACATCGTTATTGGCGAAGTCGAAGGCGAGCAAGGCGACCAAGTTGTTGTCGACCTGGCTGCTGCCGAAGCCGCTGGCGTAAGCGCTTACGTGCTGCAGAGCGACGCTAACCTGGTTGTTGACCTGCAAGGTCAAGCTGCCGCGGCTGGCGACGTACAAACTCTGGCAGCTGCCGTAGCCCCTGCTGTTGATACCTCGGGTATCCAACTGGTAGTTGCTACCGGTAACGGCGACGACGTAATCACCGTTAAAGGCGACCAGAACACCCTGATCGACGGCGGTGACGGCAACGACACCATCGTGACCGGCAACGGCAACAACGTTGTAATCGCTGGCAACGGCAACAACAACGTCACCACCGGTTCGGGCGATGACACCATCATCCTGAGCGGCAGCGACCACGCTGACATCGTCAACGCCGGTGCTGGCTACGACGTGGTCCAGCTGGACGGTACTCGTGATGACTACGAACTGACCGTTGGCAACAACTTCAACGTCAACCTGACCGGCAACCAAACTGCCGCGATCAAAGACGCTGAGTTCCTGAAGTTCGTTGACGCTGACGGCGCAGAGCAATCCATCGCCCTGGCGCACAACGATGCCGAAGCCCTTGCCCTGCGCATGTACGAAGGCATCCTGGGTCGCGACGCTGACGTGAACGGCGCCAAGTCGTTCGTTGAAGCTGTCAACAACGGCACTTCGCTGACCGACATTGCCAACGCCTTCCTGAACTCGCAAGAGTTCGCTGGCGCCAACAATGCCGCTGACATCAACGACCTGTACAACACCCTGCTGGGTCGCGATGCAGACCAGGGCGGCGCTGACGCTTGGGCAGCTCTGCTGGCCAACGGTGGCACTCTGGCTGACGTCGCTGGCGCGATCGCTGTTTCGGAAGAAGCACAAGACCGTGACCAGTCGAACGGCGACTTCGTACGTGACCTGTACACCGCTGCCCTGGGCCGCGACGCCGACGAAGCTGGCCTGGACGCCTGGGTATCCCAGCTGTTCAACGGCACCAGCCGCGCCGATGTTGCCAAAGGCATCGTAGGTTCGGAAGAAGCTGCTAACAAAGCTAACGGTGACTTCATCGACTCGCTGTACCAGTCCGCACTGGGCCGCGACGCCGACGACGCTGGTAAAGCTGCCTGGGCTGCTCAGCTGGAAGCTGGTGCTTCGCAAGCAGACGTTGCCCTGGGCATCGTTGGTTCGCCAGAAGCTGCTGCACACATCGACAACGTCGTTGTACTGCACGGCCAGGTGTAA